The [Bacillus] selenitireducens MLS10 genome includes a region encoding these proteins:
- the yabN gene encoding bifunctional methyltransferase/pyrophosphohydrolase YabN produces MGTIRILGLGAGDLDQLSLGVYREIRQAEQLFVRTARHPLIAALEDEGVSFESFDTIYETESAFSDVYARIAGALLEKAEATEATIFYAVPGHPLVAEETVQRLLRQEQVPVSIAGGGSFLDAMFTTLNIDPIEGFQLLDGLSMEPSDLMLKGHTVIGQVYDSLSASEVKLKLMERLPDDFDVTIVDAAGTDRESVTVVPLYELDRSVTTSNLTAVYVPPAEEEAIHYRTFDTLRGVIRTLRGPDGCPWDREQTHESLKRYMIEEAYELLEAIDEEDDDHIADELGDVLLQVMLHAQIGEDNGYFSIDDVIGNLSEKMVRRHPHVFSDTSVSGADQVVTNWEAIKAEEKGHEDRHSMLDGIPKGLPGLMTAAKLQKKAGKVGFDWGEEGPMWEKLFEEIHEWAQEVHTGTPDRSMKEFGDVLFAFVNIARFHQIDPEEALRQTNEKFRRRFQHVESRVEESGLDWSAFSLEALDRWWEEAKDKGL; encoded by the coding sequence ATGGGAACGATACGAATTTTGGGCCTTGGCGCAGGTGATCTCGATCAGCTGAGTCTTGGTGTCTACAGAGAAATCAGGCAGGCGGAGCAACTGTTTGTCCGCACAGCCCGTCACCCGCTCATTGCGGCCCTCGAAGACGAAGGCGTCTCCTTTGAGAGCTTTGACACAATTTACGAGACAGAATCCGCCTTTTCCGATGTTTATGCCCGCATTGCCGGGGCGCTTCTTGAAAAAGCGGAAGCCACGGAAGCGACGATCTTCTATGCTGTTCCGGGTCATCCCCTCGTCGCGGAAGAAACCGTACAGCGCCTTCTCCGTCAGGAACAGGTGCCGGTTTCGATCGCCGGAGGGGGGAGTTTTCTCGATGCGATGTTCACGACGCTCAACATCGATCCGATTGAAGGTTTTCAGCTCCTTGACGGCCTCAGTATGGAGCCGTCGGATCTGATGCTCAAGGGGCATACGGTCATCGGTCAGGTGTATGACAGCCTCAGTGCATCAGAGGTGAAGCTGAAGCTGATGGAGCGACTGCCCGATGACTTTGACGTCACCATCGTTGACGCTGCAGGAACGGACAGGGAGTCGGTCACCGTCGTCCCTCTCTACGAACTCGACAGATCCGTGACAACTTCAAATCTGACGGCAGTCTATGTGCCGCCGGCAGAGGAGGAGGCGATTCACTACAGAACGTTCGACACTCTGCGCGGCGTGATCCGCACGCTCCGTGGCCCCGACGGTTGTCCGTGGGACAGAGAACAGACCCACGAAAGTCTGAAGCGGTATATGATCGAAGAAGCCTATGAGCTTCTTGAAGCCATCGATGAAGAGGACGACGATCACATCGCAGATGAGCTGGGGGATGTCCTTTTGCAGGTGATGCTGCACGCTCAGATCGGTGAAGATAACGGCTATTTTTCCATCGACGATGTCATTGGCAACCTCTCGGAAAAAATGGTTCGCCGTCATCCCCATGTCTTTTCGGACACGAGCGTCTCCGGTGCCGATCAGGTCGTGACGAACTGGGAAGCGATCAAAGCAGAGGAGAAAGGCCATGAAGACCGGCACTCGATGCTCGACGGGATTCCGAAGGGATTGCCTGGTCTGATGACCGCAGCCAAGCTTCAGAAAAAAGCCGGCAAAGTCGGGTTTGACTGGGGTGAGGAAGGTCCGATGTGGGAAAAGCTGTTTGAAGAGATCCATGAATGGGCACAGGAAGTGCACACCGGCACACCGGACCGTTCGATGAAGGAATTTGGAGATGTGCTCTTTGCGTTTGTCAACATCGCGCGATTCCATCAGATTGATCCTGAAGAAGCGCTCAGGCAGACGAATGAGAAGTTCCGCCGGCGGTTTCAGCATGTGGAAAGCCGGGTGGAGGAGTCGGGCCTTGACTGGTCAGCCTTCTCCCTCGAAGCGCTGGACCGCTGGTGGGAGGAAGCAAAAGATAAAGGTTTGTAA
- a CDS encoding RNA-binding S4 domain-containing protein has product MRLDKFLKVSRLIKRRTMAKEVADQGRVSINGQKAKASSTVQEGDELKVEFGQKIVTLTVDRLKEAVKKDEAQTMYTIVSEERKQGEA; this is encoded by the coding sequence ATGCGACTGGATAAATTCTTAAAAGTGTCACGGCTGATTAAACGCAGAACGATGGCCAAGGAAGTGGCCGATCAGGGGCGCGTGTCCATAAACGGACAGAAAGCGAAGGCGTCGAGTACGGTACAGGAAGGGGACGAACTGAAGGTCGAATTCGGCCAGAAGATCGTCACCCTGACCGTCGACCGGCTCAAAGAAGCGGTCAAAAAAGATGAGGCACAGACGATGTATACGATTGTATCCGAAGAGCGGAAACAGGGTGAAGCGTGA
- a CDS encoding FtsB family cell division protein yields MAADGKERLKQLTEEVERKHRMYEEALRKKRRGLMRRLSVFGVVMLLMTGVSVFTIIHQNSQVTEQEELISSLKEEQDVLQEEERRLGREIESLHDPAYIAEIARRDFFLTKPGEILFQVPREGQSDD; encoded by the coding sequence ATGGCTGCAGATGGGAAGGAACGGCTCAAACAGTTAACAGAGGAAGTTGAGCGTAAACACCGGATGTACGAGGAAGCGCTCAGGAAAAAAAGGCGTGGCCTGATGCGCCGGCTGTCGGTCTTTGGGGTCGTTATGCTGCTTATGACGGGTGTTTCGGTATTTACCATCATCCACCAGAACAGTCAGGTGACCGAACAGGAAGAGCTGATCAGCAGTCTCAAAGAAGAACAGGATGTCCTGCAGGAGGAAGAACGCCGCCTTGGCCGTGAAATCGAATCGCTCCATGATCCGGCTTACATAGCGGAAATCGCCCGACGGGATTTCTTTTTGACGAAACCGGGCGAGATCCTGTTCCAAGTCCCCCGTGAAGGGCAAAGTGACGATTGA
- a CDS encoding S1 domain-containing RNA-binding protein has product MSIEIGSKVEGKITGITHFGAFVELPGKKTGLVHISEVADGYVENIKDVLTVGDTVTVKVLKIADDGKIALSIRKAAEKPAGEKPRRRPPGKPSGGDRRQEGTKGSFEDKMSRFLKDSEERLSTLRKQTDSKRGGRSTKR; this is encoded by the coding sequence ATGTCCATCGAAATAGGCAGTAAGGTTGAAGGAAAAATCACAGGTATCACCCATTTTGGGGCGTTTGTTGAGCTTCCCGGCAAAAAGACGGGACTCGTGCACATCAGTGAAGTGGCAGACGGCTACGTCGAGAACATCAAGGATGTGCTGACCGTTGGGGATACGGTCACGGTGAAGGTGTTGAAGATTGCCGATGACGGGAAGATCGCCCTGTCCATCCGTAAAGCCGCAGAGAAACCTGCCGGAGAAAAACCGCGGAGACGTCCACCGGGCAAGCCTTCTGGCGGAGATCGCAGACAGGAAGGAACCAAAGGCTCCTTTGAAGATAAAATGAGCCGGTTCCTTAAGGACAGCGAAGAGCGGTTATCCACATTGCGGAAACAGACGGACTCCAAGCGCGGAGGACGAAGTACAAAGCGCTGA